From a region of the Nitrospira sp. genome:
- a CDS encoding PQQ-dependent sugar dehydrogenase — MRQTIVRITLGWYFVGLLAACSSGGDTQNTNTVPTSTSLKLQLVAGNLSSPVFVTTPPGDTDRLFVVEQGGTIKVLDRAAGTVLATYLSLTGITSGGERGLLGLAFDPDYNANGRFYVYYTNANGAITIARLLVSATNANLANPASQVILVSIPHPTFANHNGGMLVFGPDGCLYAGVGDGGSSGDPSNNAQNLASRLGKILRIDPTTGAACTSGILNPFVLGGGDQLVWSYGLRNPWRFSFDGDDLYIGDVGQDAREEVDVSQGPNAGRGLNYGWRLMEGSSCFNPGANCNNGGLTLPILEYTHDNGACAITGGYVYRGPAVPAIHGTYFYADFCAGFVRSFRFNNGSALEQTEWPLLTVPSITSFGQDSSGELYVLTQNGNVFRIVPN; from the coding sequence ATGCGACAAACAATCGTCCGCATAACTCTTGGTTGGTATTTCGTCGGACTCCTCGCCGCATGCAGCAGTGGCGGAGACACACAGAACACGAACACCGTCCCAACGTCCACCAGCCTCAAGCTCCAACTCGTTGCAGGCAATCTCAGCTCCCCGGTGTTCGTCACCACTCCCCCGGGCGACACCGATCGCTTGTTCGTCGTAGAACAGGGCGGCACGATCAAAGTTCTTGATCGAGCGGCAGGAACCGTACTTGCCACATATCTCTCACTAACCGGCATCACTAGTGGGGGGGAGCGAGGATTGCTGGGGTTGGCCTTCGACCCAGACTACAATGCTAACGGCCGCTTCTACGTCTACTATACAAATGCCAATGGCGCGATCACGATCGCTCGGCTTTTGGTATCGGCAACGAATGCCAACCTCGCCAATCCGGCTTCGCAGGTCATCTTAGTTTCCATTCCGCATCCGACCTTTGCCAACCATAACGGAGGCATGTTGGTATTCGGACCGGATGGTTGTCTGTATGCAGGAGTCGGTGACGGAGGAAGCTCAGGGGATCCCAGCAACAATGCTCAGAACCTCGCAAGTCGGCTGGGGAAGATTCTCCGGATCGATCCGACCACCGGAGCAGCGTGCACGAGTGGAATACTAAATCCGTTTGTTCTCGGTGGAGGTGATCAATTGGTCTGGAGCTATGGACTCCGTAATCCCTGGCGCTTTTCGTTTGACGGCGACGATCTGTATATCGGAGATGTCGGCCAGGATGCACGGGAAGAGGTCGATGTGTCACAAGGACCCAATGCCGGACGCGGACTGAATTACGGATGGCGGCTCATGGAAGGATCGAGCTGTTTTAATCCCGGTGCCAACTGTAATAACGGTGGGCTCACCTTACCGATTCTTGAGTATACCCACGATAACGGAGCCTGCGCCATCACCGGCGGCTACGTGTATCGAGGCCCGGCAGTGCCGGCAATCCACGGCACCTATTTCTACGCCGATTTCTGCGCCGGCTTTGTTCGCAGTTTTCGATTCAACAACGGCTCGGCTCTCGAACAAACAGAGTGGCCCCTGCTTACCGTACCTTCAATAACCAGCTTCGGCCAAGACAGTTCAGGAGAACTTTATGTTCTGACCCAAAATGGCAATGTGTTTCGGATCGTTCCGAATTAG